A genomic stretch from Primulina huaijiensis isolate GDHJ02 chromosome 14, ASM1229523v2, whole genome shotgun sequence includes:
- the LOC140957624 gene encoding uncharacterized protein isoform X1, with amino-acid sequence MSFHAFVDIVISQPCTCFHNNIFTFSSERSFHSKSVIDNDRRLASSFSWKSITSTKKVGKNINFGRIEVRRGGLIIKAIATLEITNIACKNEQLKRYRNMLRMDIDSIRSNAYVCEPQASGEDSTEVYERKRLRRSIISKANKGNTPWNKGKKHSPETLQRIKERTRIAMQDPKIKMKLVNSGHAQSEETRIKIGVGVRLGWERRREKLMLQETCYYEWKKLIAAASRKGLLGEEELQWDSYEILNKQHKKECHQSVELRKIMSRPKGSKRAPKSAEQKRKIAAAIAAKWADPEYRDRVCYGLAKYHGIPEGVERNPRKMPSIDGQTRKTSTRKKIESDDLAKHETKNQIIRLKKSNTTLYKDPLASSKLEMLKNIRAQRDAAINKKSEAISRAKLLIAEAEKAATALEIAAKSSTLAQAALLESRELISEAISFIKLMEDEDQVPCDLSESITEPVLQQTHTNTQILSSSDGDSDDLSFHTYALSDTVNENATNSCYGDFVKTGEKSCQTSSDGFLPQKSINNVHCTNTTMNLAGPKRTPNGIASHGKISLLNGVEKNIQSGKAEGPQIQVNKTKKWVCGRLVEVEVEVEEQT; translated from the exons ATGAGTTTCCATGCCTTTGTAG ATATTGTTATTTCACAACCTTGCACTTGTTTCCACAACAATATATTCACATTTAGTTCCGAAAGAAGCTTTCACAGTAAATCAGTAATAGACAATGATAGGCGATTGGCATCTTCGTTTTCTTGGAAAAGTATTACTAGCACTAAGAAAGTGGGTAAGAACATTAACTTTGGGAGGATTGAGGTACGCCGAGGTGGGCTGATCATTAAGGCTATTGCTACCCTTGAGATAACCAATATAGCTTGCAAAAATGAACAGTTGAAACGATACCGGAACATGTTAAGGATGGATATTGATTCAATAAGGTCAAATGCTTATGTGTGTGAACCCCAAGCTTCTGGTGAAGACTCAACTGAGGTGTACGAGAGAAAGAGGCTGAGACGGAGCATAATTTCCAAAGCAAACAAAGGGAACACTCCTTGGAACAAAGGCAAGAAGCACAGTCCAG AAACCCTTCAGAGGATCAAAGAGAGAACCAGGATTGCCATGCAAGATCCCAAG ATTAAAATGAAGCTGGTTAATTCGGGACACGCGCAAAG TGAAGAAACTAGGATAAAAATTGGAGTGGGTGTTCGACTTGGGTGGGAAAGACGACGTGAAAAATTGATGCTGCAGGAGACATGCTACTATGAGTGGAAAAAGTTAATTGCAGCAGCTTCCAGAAAAGGCCTTCTTGGTGAGGAAGAATTACAATGGGATTCATATGAGATTTTGAATAAGCAGCATAAGAAAGAATGTCACCAAAGTGTTGAACTTAGAAAAATTATGTCGAGACCCAAAGGAAGCAAAAGGGCACCCAAGTCAGCTGAGCAGAAGAGGAAGATAGCTGCAGCCATTGCTGCGAAGTGGGCAGATCCT GAATATCGTGACCGGGTTTGCTATGGGCTGGCTAAATATCATGGGATACCTGAAGGGGTAGAAAGAAATCCCCGAAAAATGCCAAGTATTGATGGGCAGACTCGAAAAACAAGTACAAGGAAGAAAATTGAGTCTGATGATCTTGCAAAGCATGAGACTAAGAACCAAATAATTAGACTGAAGAAAAGCAACACAACACTTTACAAGGATCCTCTTGCAAGTTCCAAATTGGAGATGCTAAAAAATATCAGGGCACAAAGAGATGCCGCGATAAACAAAAAAAGTGAAGCCATTTCTAGAGCAAA GTTACTGATTGCTGAAGCTGAGAAGGCTGCAACTGCCCTGGAAATAGCCGCCAAAAGTAGCACTCTTGCTCAGGCTGCCCTATTGGAAAGCAGGGAGTTAATCTCTGAGGCAATATCTTTCATCAAATTGATGGAGGACGAAGATCAAGTCCCTTGTGATCTTTCAGAGTCTATAACCGAACCAGTACTTCAGCAGACACACACAAATACTCAAATATTGTCATCAAGTGATGGTGACTCTGACGATTTAAGTTTCCACACGTATGCACTTTCAGATACAGTGAATGAAAATGCTACAAATTCATGTTATGGTGATTTCGTCAAAACCGGTGAAAAATCTTGCCAGACGAGTTCTGATGGTTTCCTTCCCCAAAAATCAATCAACAATGTGCATTGCACGAATACAACAATGAATCTTGCTGGTCCTAAACGAACTCCAAATGGGATTGCAAGTCACGGGAAGATTTCCTTATTGAACGGAGTAGAGAAAAACATACAATCTGGTAAAGCTGAAGGTCCTCAGATACAAGTGAATAAAACCAAGAAATGGGTGTGTGGGAGACTGGTCGAGGTTGAGGTTGAGGTTGAGGAGCAAACGTAG
- the LOC140957624 gene encoding uncharacterized protein isoform X2, producing MLRMDIDSIRSNAYVCEPQASGEDSTEVYERKRLRRSIISKANKGNTPWNKGKKHSPETLQRIKERTRIAMQDPKIKMKLVNSGHAQSEETRIKIGVGVRLGWERRREKLMLQETCYYEWKKLIAAASRKGLLGEEELQWDSYEILNKQHKKECHQSVELRKIMSRPKGSKRAPKSAEQKRKIAAAIAAKWADPEYRDRVCYGLAKYHGIPEGVERNPRKMPSIDGQTRKTSTRKKIESDDLAKHETKNQIIRLKKSNTTLYKDPLASSKLEMLKNIRAQRDAAINKKSEAISRAKLLIAEAEKAATALEIAAKSSTLAQAALLESRELISEAISFIKLMEDEDQVPCDLSESITEPVLQQTHTNTQILSSSDGDSDDLSFHTYALSDTVNENATNSCYGDFVKTGEKSCQTSSDGFLPQKSINNVHCTNTTMNLAGPKRTPNGIASHGKISLLNGVEKNIQSGKAEGPQIQVNKTKKWVCGRLVEVEVEVEEQT from the exons ATGTTAAGGATGGATATTGATTCAATAAGGTCAAATGCTTATGTGTGTGAACCCCAAGCTTCTGGTGAAGACTCAACTGAGGTGTACGAGAGAAAGAGGCTGAGACGGAGCATAATTTCCAAAGCAAACAAAGGGAACACTCCTTGGAACAAAGGCAAGAAGCACAGTCCAG AAACCCTTCAGAGGATCAAAGAGAGAACCAGGATTGCCATGCAAGATCCCAAG ATTAAAATGAAGCTGGTTAATTCGGGACACGCGCAAAG TGAAGAAACTAGGATAAAAATTGGAGTGGGTGTTCGACTTGGGTGGGAAAGACGACGTGAAAAATTGATGCTGCAGGAGACATGCTACTATGAGTGGAAAAAGTTAATTGCAGCAGCTTCCAGAAAAGGCCTTCTTGGTGAGGAAGAATTACAATGGGATTCATATGAGATTTTGAATAAGCAGCATAAGAAAGAATGTCACCAAAGTGTTGAACTTAGAAAAATTATGTCGAGACCCAAAGGAAGCAAAAGGGCACCCAAGTCAGCTGAGCAGAAGAGGAAGATAGCTGCAGCCATTGCTGCGAAGTGGGCAGATCCT GAATATCGTGACCGGGTTTGCTATGGGCTGGCTAAATATCATGGGATACCTGAAGGGGTAGAAAGAAATCCCCGAAAAATGCCAAGTATTGATGGGCAGACTCGAAAAACAAGTACAAGGAAGAAAATTGAGTCTGATGATCTTGCAAAGCATGAGACTAAGAACCAAATAATTAGACTGAAGAAAAGCAACACAACACTTTACAAGGATCCTCTTGCAAGTTCCAAATTGGAGATGCTAAAAAATATCAGGGCACAAAGAGATGCCGCGATAAACAAAAAAAGTGAAGCCATTTCTAGAGCAAA GTTACTGATTGCTGAAGCTGAGAAGGCTGCAACTGCCCTGGAAATAGCCGCCAAAAGTAGCACTCTTGCTCAGGCTGCCCTATTGGAAAGCAGGGAGTTAATCTCTGAGGCAATATCTTTCATCAAATTGATGGAGGACGAAGATCAAGTCCCTTGTGATCTTTCAGAGTCTATAACCGAACCAGTACTTCAGCAGACACACACAAATACTCAAATATTGTCATCAAGTGATGGTGACTCTGACGATTTAAGTTTCCACACGTATGCACTTTCAGATACAGTGAATGAAAATGCTACAAATTCATGTTATGGTGATTTCGTCAAAACCGGTGAAAAATCTTGCCAGACGAGTTCTGATGGTTTCCTTCCCCAAAAATCAATCAACAATGTGCATTGCACGAATACAACAATGAATCTTGCTGGTCCTAAACGAACTCCAAATGGGATTGCAAGTCACGGGAAGATTTCCTTATTGAACGGAGTAGAGAAAAACATACAATCTGGTAAAGCTGAAGGTCCTCAGATACAAGTGAATAAAACCAAGAAATGGGTGTGTGGGAGACTGGTCGAGGTTGAGGTTGAGGTTGAGGAGCAAACGTAG